In Saccharomyces eubayanus strain FM1318 chromosome II, whole genome shotgun sequence, the genomic stretch CTTGTCTATCCATTCCTTGATTCTTAGAAGAtgcttgttcttctttctgaTGTAGTCTCTTTCGGACAAGTTGATCAAATAGATACATGGCTTAGCGGTTAATAAGAACATAGAGTTAATGATTTCGACTTCCTTTGGAGTCCAGGATTGGTTAGCAACTCTTTGGCCGGATTTCAACAATTCAATAATTCTGGTGATCAAatccatttcttccttcttttgcttGACTTCCAAAGATTGACCACCTCTCTTggcaattttttcagcacCATCAAGTGCCTTTTCTGAAAATTCAATATCCTTTAGTCTCAATTCTTCGTTAataatttccaaatcaCGAACTGGATCAACATCACCTTCAATATGGATAATTTCAGCATCGTCGAAACAACGAACGACTTGATAAATGGAATCAACTGATCTAATGTGAGATAAGAAAGCGTTACCCAAACCTTCACCGGCAGAAGCACCCTTAGTCAAACCAGCAATATCGTAAACTGTTAAATGGGCTGGGACCGCAGAAGCTGTTTTGTTGTAGACTGCACACAACTGGTCAAATCTTGTAGATGGAACAGTAACACGAGCTTCTTCTGGGTCAATGGTAGCGAATGGATAGTTGGCTGGGTTACCCAATGGACATCTGGTGATGGCTTGGAAGAAGGTAGACTTACCAACATTAGCCAAACCGACAATACCGGCTTTCAAGTTGTTACCAGGACGACCTAATaagatctttttttcttcgactTGCTTCTTTGGAGGCATGTTTTACAATATTActtatttgtttgtttctACAGGTACTAGAAGTAATACTAAAAGctaaaaaataagaaataaaaacaactaGCAACT encodes the following:
- the OLA1 gene encoding Obg-like ATPase, with translation MPPKKQVEEKKILLGRPGNNLKAGIVGLANVGKSTFFQAITRCPLGNPANYPFATIDPEEARVTVPSTRFDQLCAVYNKTASAVPAHLTVYDIAGLTKGASAGEGLGNAFLSHIRSVDSIYQVVRCFDDAEIIHIEGDVDPVRDLEIINEELRLKDIEFSEKALDGAEKIAKRGGQSLEVKQKKEEMDLITRIIELLKSGQRVANQSWTPKEVEIINSMFLLTAKPCIYLINLSERDYIRKKNKHLLRIKEWIDKYSPGDLIIPFSVPLEERLSHMSEEEAEEELKTLNTQSALPKIITTMRKKLDLISFFTCGPDEVREWTIRRGTKAPQAAGVIHNDLMNTFILAQVMKCEDILEYKDDAAIKAAGKLMQKGKEYVVEDGDVIYFRSGAGKN